A window of Verrucomicrobiia bacterium genomic DNA:
CTCGATCTTCAGGCGCCTGCCGCGTGCCGCCGGGCCCAGAAGGGGCTTTCCGGCCATCGGCGCTCCATCGCGTAGATGGCCGAACGACGGCGCAGATAGTCAGCGTAGATGCGGCGCATCGACGCGGCGTAGTGTGCAGCGGGTTCGACGTCGCCTTCGAGGGCGCCGACGGCGACGCGGGCGGCTTCCATGCCAGATCGGAGCGAAAAGCCGATGCCCATGGACGAGATGGGGTCGAACGCGGCAGCAGCGTCGCCAGCGACCGTCCACCCCTGGCCGGCTGGCGCCTCCAGAGATTGCGAATTGGCCGCCCTCACCACGCTTGGGCCGTCCGGGTGCCACGACGCGATCCGCGCGCTGGTGGCCGGCGCGCCTGCCAACCGCTCTGCCCACTCGCGGCTGGCGCGCAGGTCGTGATCGGTCATGAGCATCGCTACGCCTCGACCTCCGGGCAGCGAGGCGGAGTACCACCAACCGTCCGCCACGGCTTCGACGAGGGCGCCATCGGTGCTCACTTCGGTGCGGTCGTGCTGGTACCACTGGGCCACGGCGACGAGGGCATCGTTGCGCCGGGGCAACTGTCCCTGCTGGCGGGCCAGCCACGACGCTCGGCCCGTCGCGTCGACGATCGCAGCGCTCACGATGGGGTCGCCTTTCCCGAGCGCGAGGGTCCACCGGCCGTCGGCGCATTCAGCGCGGACCGCCCGCGCTTCCACCACGCTCGCTCCGAGGGCCCGTGCGTGATCGAGGAGCCACGCATCGAAGTTCGCGCGGTCGAGGTGAAACCCGTGCCCGCTGCCGGTGAAGAGGTAGCTGCGCTCGGTCACGTGGGGAGCACCCCACGCCGATGCCGTCCCGCCCGACGGCAGGTGGCCACCACGCTGAAACGCCTCATCGAGGCAGAGGTAGCGCAGCAGCGGCAGTACGCCGGGCGACAGCGTCTCGCCGAC
This region includes:
- a CDS encoding tryptophan 7-halogenase, encoding MALTLRRYVPHLDVTIISQRPAGRAVAVGETLSPGVLPLLRYLCLDEAFQRGGHLPSGGTASAWGAPHVTERSYLFTGSGHGFHLDRANFDAWLLDHARALGASVVEARAVRAECADGRWTLALGKGDPIVSAAIVDATGRASWLARQQGQLPRRNDALVAVAQWYQHDRTEVSTDGALVEAVADGWWYSASLPGGRGVAMLMTDHDLRASREWAERLAGAPATSARIASWHPDGPSVVRAANSQSLEAPAGQGWTVAGDAAAAFDPISSMGIGFSLRSGMEAARVAVGALEGDVEPAAHYAASMRRIYADYLRRRSAIYAMERRWPESPFWARRHAAGA